From the genome of Mugil cephalus isolate CIBA_MC_2020 chromosome 2, CIBA_Mcephalus_1.1, whole genome shotgun sequence, one region includes:
- the anapc11 gene encoding anaphase-promoting complex subunit 11, which translates to MKVKIRQWSGVASWLWVANDENCGICRMPFNGCCPDCKVPGDDCPLVWGQCSHCFHMHCILKWLNSQQVQQQCPMCRQEWKFKE; encoded by the exons atgaaggtgaagatcCGGCAGTGGAGCGGAGTGGCCTCCTGGTTGTGGGTGGCCAATGATGAAAACTGTGGGATCTGCAGGATGCCCTTCAATGGCTGCTGTCCTGACT GCAAAGTGCCCGGGGACGACTGCCCGCTGGTCTGGGGTCAGTGCTCCCACTGTTTCCACATGCACTGCATCCTGAAGTGGCTGAACTCCCAGCAGGTCCAGCAGCAGTGCCCCATGTGTCGCCAGGAGTGGAAGTTTAAAGAGTGA
- the ppp1r27b gene encoding protein phosphatase 1 regulatory subunit 27b — protein sequence MKYYQCPVSQTMGIKAYSQDCGVPVPCKGSSSLKPMRSVHFPNDVVFQDCVRQGELERIGCFMRARRVSLDTIYHSGMAAIHEAVLSGNLECVKLLVQYGADIHQRDEEGWTPLHMACSDGFPHIARYLLSLGADYNLENDSGEKPADLIEPDNKELLELFGLAVND from the exons ATGAAGTACTACCAGTGCCCCGTGTCCCAGACCATGGGAATCAAAGCTTACAGCCAGGACTGTGGCGTCCCGGTCCCCTGCAAGGGCTCGTCTTCCCTGAAGCCGATGCGGAGCGTCCACTTCCCCAACGACGTCGTCTTCCAGGACTGCGTGCGACAGGGCGAGCTGGAGAGGATCGGGTGTTTCATGCGGGCCAGAAGAGTCAGCCTTGACACCATCTACCACTCCG GCATGGCAGCCATCCACGAGGCCGTCCTGTCCGGGAACCTGGAGTGCGTGAAGCTGCTCGTCCAGTACGGGGCGGACATCCACCAGAGGGACGAGGAGGGGTGGACGCCGCTGCACATGGCCTGCAGCGACGGCTTCCCGCACATCGCACG CTACCTCCTCTCGCTGGGAGCCGACTACAACCTGGAGAACGACAGCGGGGAGAAGCCGGCCGACCTCATCGAGCCCGACAAcaaggagctgctggagctgttCGGGCTGGCTGTGAACGACTGA